The Lathyrus oleraceus cultivar Zhongwan6 chromosome 5, CAAS_Psat_ZW6_1.0, whole genome shotgun sequence genome includes the window GCTAGCACTCAACTTTTATTTACAGCCTTGTCATTCAACTATAAATAAAGGATCTTCTATTCTCAATTCATTGCACATTTTAAGAACATTACATTTTCAGTAACCAAACTAGTTCCTCTTTTACTATATCCATAACAAATGGCTTTTTCTAAGCTTCTACTTTCACCTCTTTTGCTATCTTTTCTCATTCTCCATCTTGTTCATGCTCAACAGGTAATAATTAAATATACATTGTTGCTCTCTTTATTCTTCAAGTGTTGTTACTTATAATTTAATAAAACATGGTTTTGTAGGAACCACTGGTACATTCCCAAACTCAGGTTTCGCTTCAGCAGCAGATAGGTAAAAATAACTAATATAGACAAATAATCACTTTTATTTTAAGCACTTTTATTTTGATAATGTATTTGATATGACTTTTACAGACTGCAACGGAGCATGTGCTGCGAGATGCCGTTTAGCATCTCGGCAGCACCTCTGCCATCGGGCATGTGGAACTTGCTGCAGGCGCTGCAACTGCGTGCCACCGGGAACTTCCGGTGGCCAAGAAGTGTGTCCATGCTATGCCAACCAAACCACCCACGGAGGCAGACGCAAGTGCCCTTGAATAAGTTGAATTAATCACTTCCATAACCAACTTATGCAATGCAACTTATCTATGTGTGTGTGGAGCAAAGACTTGTAGCTTTGTGTAAAATAAAATCTGGTTCTAATTCATGTTGTATTTTATGATAATTTGCAGTGTGTGTTTATGAATGTAATTTATAATAATTGCATTGCGATCATATTATTATTGTGCTTTATCTATTACATCGGTTATGACTTATGAGTGTTATCTATCAGTATATTGTTTATTGTAATTGTATACTACATAAAAATTTCAATAAACTTTTGATTTTATTTGGAGACAAGACCACAACATAGAAATTTTATATGGTGAGCTATAGTATTAGAGTTGGTGTTTAACACCAAGGTATTCATTCGACAGAGGTTAGAAGTTTAGGCTAATGTTTGGTTTTGGACATTCAAATAGTGGGTGGATAAGGATATCCAACCAAATTGTGATATGGATTTGGTTATAAAATTAGTTACATTTAGTGTCAACTATCATTACATGGTTCACGGTAGATTATCATTTAGAGTCATTCTATATATATGAAAATAATTCAAGACTTATTCGAAATGTTACCTAACATAGATTTATTTCCGGACCTATAGGTATGGCCTTTTTGAAAGTTTCTTATATACTATAAGCCTTCACTTGAAATACATTTTCATAATGACAACTTTAAAATAAGTAATCTGACACATATTTAAATTGACAAACTAGCTCATATATTTATGAGATAATATTTTAACACTATTTTTGACACTACAGCATATCTATGAGATAATATTTTAACACTATTTTACATTCATCGTGATATACACAATTTTgacatttttttttctttctttaaaataattttg containing:
- the LOC127084994 gene encoding gibberellin-regulated protein 1, with amino-acid sequence MAFSKLLLSPLLLSFLILHLVHAQQEPLVHSQTQVSLQQQIDCNGACAARCRLASRQHLCHRACGTCCRRCNCVPPGTSGGQEVCPCYANQTTHGGRRKCP